One segment of Solanum lycopersicum chromosome 1, SLM_r2.1 DNA contains the following:
- the LOC138342350 gene encoding uncharacterized protein — MKGVMIFGKKGKLSPRYIGPYRISKKIGNVAYQLELPQELAAVHQMFHISKLKNCMGYPSLIKPTKDIGIKYRLSNAEIPVEILDRQVHKLKTKKETSVKV; from the coding sequence atgaagggtgttatgatatttggtaaaaaggggaagctcagtccccGGTATATTGGTCCTTACAGAATATCCAAGAAGATTGGAAATGTAGCTTATCAGTTGGAGCTACCGCAAGAGTTAGCAGCAGTTCATCAAATGTTTCATATTTCAAAGTTGAAAAACTGCATGGGATACCCTTCACTTATCAAACCTACTAAGGATATTGGTATTAAATACAGATTATCGAATGCTGAGATCCCAGTTGAGATTCTAGATCGCCAGGTTCACAAAttgaaaacaaagaaagaaacttcAGTTAAGGTCTGA